The proteins below are encoded in one region of Limnochorda pilosa:
- a CDS encoding helix-turn-helix domain-containing protein gives MSLGSRVRKTRQLRGLTQKELAGNRLSKSMISQIENDRVAPSLDTLEYLAERLGMPVAALLDDTAI, from the coding sequence GTGTCTTTGGGAAGCCGTGTAAGGAAGACCCGCCAACTCCGCGGCCTAACGCAGAAGGAACTTGCCGGAAACCGGCTTAGCAAGTCTATGATCAGCCAGATCGAGAATGATAGAGTGGCGCCGTCGCTGGACACCCTAGAGTATCTCGCTGAACGATTGGGAATGCCAGTAGCTGCACTCCTCGATGATACAGCCATTTAA